One Eubalaena glacialis isolate mEubGla1 chromosome 11, mEubGla1.1.hap2.+ XY, whole genome shotgun sequence DNA segment encodes these proteins:
- the NFE2 gene encoding transcription factor NF-E2 45 kDa subunit produces the protein MPPCPPQQSRNRVTQLPTLELGEMELTWQEIMSITELQGLNAPSEPSFEPPAPYPGPPPPPSYCPCSIHPEAGFPLSSPPYELPAPTSHVPDPPYPYGNMTVPASKPLTLSGLLSDPLPDPLALLDIGLSAGPSKPQEDPESDSGLSLNYSDAESLELEGTEAGRRRSEYVEMYPVEYPYSLMPSSLTHPNYALPPAETPLVLEPSSGPVRAKPTARGEAGSRDERRALAMKIPFPTDKIVNLPVDDFNELLARYPLTESQLALVRDIRRRGKNKVAAQNCRKRKLETIVQLERELERLGSERERLLRARGEADRTLEVMRQQLTELYRDIFQHLRDEAGNSYSPEEYALHQAADGAIFLVPRGTKMEATD, from the exons ATGCCCCCGTGTCCTCCCCAGCAGAGCAGGAACAGGGTGACACAGTTGCCCACTCTGGAGCTGGGTGAGATGGAATTGACTTGGCAAGAGATCATGTCCATCACTGAGCTGCAG GGCCTAAACGCTCCAAGTGAGCCATCCTTCGAGCCCCCAGCCCCATACCCTGGGCCCCCACCGCCTCCAAGTTACTGCCCCTGCTCAATCCACCCGGAGGCTGGCTTTCCCCTTTCTTCACCACCTTATGAGCTCCCAGCACCCACATCTCATGTCCCAGACCCCCCATACCCCTATGGCAACATGACCGTACCAGCCTCCAAGCCACTGACCCTCTCGGGCCTGCTCAGTGACCCCCTCCCAGACCCCTTGGCCCTCCTGGACATTGGGTTGTCAGCGGGGCCATCCAAGCCCCAAGAAGACCCAGAATCCGACTCAGGATTATCCCTCAACTATAGTGACGCTGAATCTCTTGAGCTGGAGGGGACGGAGGCTGGTCGGCGTCGCAGCGAGTACGTAGAGATGTACCCAGTGGAGTACCCCTACTCACTAATGCCCAGCTCCTTGACCCACCCCAACTATGCCTTGCCACCTGCCGAGACCCCCTTAGTCTTAGAGCCCTCCTCGGGCCCCGTGCGGGCCAAGCCCACTGCACGGGGGGAGGCGGGGAGTCGGGATGAGCGTCGGGCCCTGGCCATGAAGATCCCCTTCCCTACGGACAAGATTGTCAACTTGCCAGTAGATGACTTCAACGAGCTGTTGGCGCGGTACCCGCTGACGGAGAGCCAGCTGGCACTAGTCCGGGACATCCGAAGGCGGGGCAAGAACAAGGTGGCCGCCCAGAACTGTCGCAAGAGAAAGCTGGAGACCATCGTGCAGCTGGAGCGGGAACTGGAGCGGCTGGGCAGTGAGCGGGAGCGGCTCCTCCGGGCCCGAGGCGAGGCCGACCGGACCCTGGAGGTCATGCGCCAACAGCTGACGGAGCTGTATCGTGACATTTTCCAGCACCTGCGGGATGAGGCAGGCAACAGCTACTCCCCTGAAGAGTATGCGCTGCACCAGGCTGCTGATGGGGCCATCTTCCTGGTGCCCCGGGGGACTAAGATGGAGGCCACAGACTGA